One Sodalinema gerasimenkoae IPPAS B-353 DNA segment encodes these proteins:
- a CDS encoding VOC family protein, which translates to MHHASIRTADIHRAIRFYEQLGFTVSERFTTGYTLACWLEGLHGRIELIQIPEPKPAPDAFGDEHYVGYYHLSFDLSQLLAQTQQDLPTWLEGLRQQFQQAAQDQPQQIQPLKILLDPEQQQIGDRLYEVAFIADSDGLPLEFLREVVTRDRVK; encoded by the coding sequence ATGCACCACGCCTCCATTCGTACCGCCGACATTCACCGCGCCATCCGTTTCTACGAACAGCTTGGGTTTACGGTATCGGAGCGGTTTACAACGGGCTATACCCTGGCCTGCTGGCTCGAAGGCTTACATGGACGCATCGAACTGATCCAAATTCCCGAACCAAAGCCAGCACCAGATGCCTTTGGAGATGAGCATTACGTGGGCTACTATCATCTCTCCTTCGATCTCAGTCAGCTTCTGGCCCAAACCCAGCAAGACTTACCCACCTGGCTAGAGGGGTTACGTCAACAGTTCCAGCAAGCGGCCCAGGACCAGCCTCAACAGATTCAGCCTCTGAAGATTCTCCTAGATCCTGAACAACAACAAATCGGCGATCGCCTTTATGAAGTGGCCTTTATCGCCGATTCCGATGGACTTCCCCTAGAGTTCCTAAGAGAAGTGGTAACTCGGGACAGAGTAAAGTGA
- a CDS encoding TIGR02652 family protein: MDYFTDPSSQYPIFGPEIECPHCRQKIPALTLTDTYLCPRHGAFEADPKTGELVHLQSNRHWRLWNHQWYRQHTHPDGIRFEIHEALDRLYTQGYRATRIVIAARYRELMAAYLERSSPWRDRSDSPLTKLYGLPVSFSPEAQDEPCWDVINFDLEKEPGVPVRYPYFRLFE; this comes from the coding sequence ATGGACTATTTTACCGATCCAAGCTCTCAGTATCCCATCTTTGGACCGGAGATTGAATGTCCCCACTGTCGGCAAAAAATTCCGGCGTTGACATTGACAGATACCTATCTTTGTCCCCGTCATGGCGCTTTTGAAGCCGATCCCAAAACTGGGGAACTGGTGCATCTCCAATCCAATCGACATTGGCGGTTATGGAATCATCAATGGTATCGCCAACATACTCACCCCGATGGGATTCGCTTTGAAATTCATGAAGCCCTCGATCGCCTGTATACCCAAGGCTACCGGGCAACTCGCATTGTGATTGCGGCGCGCTATCGGGAGTTGATGGCGGCCTATCTCGAACGAAGTAGCCCCTGGCGCGATCGCAGCGACAGCCCTCTGACAAAACTCTATGGACTTCCCGTCAGCTTCAGCCCCGAGGCTCAGGATGAACCCTGCTGGGATGTCATTAATTTTGATTTGGAAAAAGAACCGGGAGTTCCAGTGCGCTATCCCTACTTTCGCCTGTTTGAATAG
- a CDS encoding gamma carbonic anhydrase family protein yields MTSSPNLTPHGSLPTYWPPVDCSQASFVAANATVLGDVILEAGASVWYGAVIRGDVVSIRVGASSNVQDGAILHGDPGEPLVLEELVTVGHRAVIHSAYVERGCLVGIGATLLNGVRVGAGSIIGAGALVTKDVPPRSLVLGVPGKVVRQVSEEQVLDLMDHARRYERLAQVHAGTGSDLGFHGPTSEP; encoded by the coding sequence ATGACCTCCTCCCCTAATCTGACCCCTCATGGTTCCCTCCCCACCTATTGGCCTCCTGTGGATTGTTCTCAGGCCAGTTTTGTGGCGGCTAATGCAACGGTGTTGGGGGATGTGATTCTAGAGGCGGGGGCCAGTGTTTGGTACGGCGCGGTGATTCGTGGGGATGTGGTGTCGATTCGGGTGGGGGCTTCGAGTAATGTCCAAGATGGGGCGATTCTCCATGGAGATCCTGGAGAACCTCTGGTGTTAGAGGAGTTGGTGACGGTGGGCCATCGGGCAGTCATTCATAGCGCCTATGTGGAACGAGGGTGTTTGGTGGGAATTGGTGCCACCCTTTTAAATGGAGTGCGGGTGGGTGCCGGAAGTATTATTGGGGCGGGGGCCCTAGTGACGAAGGATGTCCCACCGCGATCGCTGGTGTTGGGGGTTCCCGGGAAGGTGGTGCGACAGGTCTCGGAGGAGCAGGTGCTTGATTTAATGGATCATGCTCGTCGGTATGAGCGGTTGGCCCAGGTTCATGCTGGAACTGGCTCAGATTTAGGCTTCCACGGGCCAACCTCTGAGCCTTAA
- a CDS encoding photosystem II protein Y has protein sequence MDFDWRLLVVLGPIAIALGWALFNIGQAALGQVQNYLNRQS, from the coding sequence ATGGATTTTGATTGGCGCTTACTGGTCGTTCTCGGACCGATCGCGATCGCTCTCGGCTGGGCATTGTTCAACATCGGTCAAGCCGCTTTAGGACAAGTCCAAAACTACCTCAACCGTCAAAGTTAA
- the dnaB gene encoding replicative DNA helicase: protein MVLDFQGYDIDKLPPQNIEAEEAILGGILLDPEAINRVVEVLTAEAFYVSTHQTIFEAAQGLHSLGQPTDLISVTAWLRDRDLLEKVGGQGKLAQLVDRTVSAVNIDQYAALVMDKYFRRQLIQAGQEITGLGYQAATPLETVLDKAEQKIFSITQKRPQQDLVPLFETLIHAFQELEAQIETQAQPGFLSGFYDLDAMTGGFQTSDLIIVAGRPSMGKTAFSLNIARNLANSYNFPVAVFSLEMSKEQLVQRLLASDSGIESNRLRAGRVSQNEWEPLSKALASLSEMPIFIDDTANITVTEMRSKCRRLQAEQGKPLGLVLLDYLQLMEGAGDNRVQELSRITRSLKGLARELNVPVIALSQLSRGVEARTNKRPMMSDLRESGSIEQDADLVAMLYRDEYYNPDTPDRGITELIIAKHRNGPTGVIKLLFDPQYTRFRNLANPGRPLSGGSYGQLPPG, encoded by the coding sequence ATGGTCTTAGACTTCCAAGGGTACGATATCGATAAACTTCCTCCCCAGAATATTGAAGCGGAAGAGGCGATTTTAGGGGGAATTTTACTCGACCCAGAAGCCATCAATCGGGTGGTGGAAGTCTTGACAGCAGAAGCGTTTTATGTAAGCACCCATCAAACTATTTTTGAAGCCGCCCAGGGCTTGCATAGTTTAGGACAACCCACGGATTTGATTAGTGTAACCGCCTGGTTGCGCGATCGCGACCTTTTAGAAAAGGTGGGGGGACAAGGTAAACTGGCTCAGCTGGTCGATCGTACCGTCTCAGCGGTGAATATTGACCAGTATGCGGCTTTGGTGATGGATAAATACTTCCGTCGCCAACTCATTCAAGCGGGACAGGAAATCACTGGCTTAGGCTACCAAGCGGCGACTCCCCTAGAAACCGTTTTAGATAAAGCCGAACAAAAGATTTTTTCCATTACCCAAAAGCGCCCCCAACAAGATTTAGTCCCTCTATTTGAAACCCTAATTCACGCCTTTCAAGAGTTAGAAGCCCAGATAGAGACTCAAGCGCAACCAGGATTTTTATCGGGGTTTTATGACCTCGACGCCATGACGGGGGGCTTCCAAACCTCGGATTTAATTATTGTAGCGGGGCGCCCATCGATGGGGAAAACGGCGTTCAGTTTAAATATCGCCCGTAACTTAGCCAATAGCTATAACTTCCCGGTGGCGGTGTTTAGTTTAGAGATGTCCAAAGAGCAACTCGTACAGCGACTTCTCGCCAGTGACTCGGGAATTGAAAGTAATCGCCTGCGAGCTGGCCGCGTCAGTCAAAATGAATGGGAACCCTTAAGTAAGGCTCTCGCATCCCTGTCAGAAATGCCAATTTTTATTGATGATACCGCCAATATTACCGTGACGGAGATGCGGTCTAAATGCCGACGTTTGCAGGCGGAACAGGGGAAACCTTTAGGCTTAGTCCTATTAGACTATTTGCAGCTGATGGAGGGAGCTGGGGATAACCGAGTTCAGGAATTATCCCGGATTACGCGCTCCCTGAAAGGATTAGCTCGTGAACTCAATGTTCCGGTGATTGCCCTGTCCCAGTTAAGTCGTGGCGTCGAAGCGCGGACCAATAAACGGCCCATGATGTCCGACTTACGGGAAAGTGGTTCCATTGAGCAGGATGCGGACTTAGTGGCCATGCTCTATCGTGATGAATACTATAACCCAGATACCCCTGATCGCGGGATTACGGAACTGATTATCGCCAAACACCGTAATGGGCCGACGGGGGTCATCAAACTCCTATTTGACCCTCAATATACCCGCTTCCGCAATCTGGCAAACCCCGGTCGTCCCCTCTCTGGAGGGTCTTATGGCCAACTTCCACCGGGTTAA
- a CDS encoding Uma2 family endonuclease — translation MVETIKKNLSLTEFLDHPETKPASEYINGKILQKPMPQGEHSLIQGALCEVINQVTRSQKIALAFSELRCTFADRSLVPDIAVFRWQRIPKTDSGRIANRFNTYPDWMIEILSPQQSTTQVLNKILQACQQGTELGWLINLEEATVLVISQNQRLDVFKEEDKLPVLEGIDLSLTVDTILEWLTI, via the coding sequence ATGGTTGAAACTATCAAAAAAAATCTAAGCTTAACGGAATTTCTAGACCATCCTGAAACCAAGCCCGCCTCTGAATATATTAATGGTAAAATCTTACAAAAGCCCATGCCTCAAGGTGAACATAGTCTAATTCAAGGTGCATTATGTGAAGTAATCAACCAGGTCACGCGATCACAAAAAATTGCCTTGGCGTTTTCTGAATTGCGCTGTACGTTTGCAGACCGTTCTCTTGTGCCTGATATTGCTGTATTCCGCTGGCAACGCATCCCAAAAACCGACAGCGGACGAATTGCCAATCGCTTTAATACCTATCCCGATTGGATGATTGAAATCCTTTCTCCTCAGCAAAGTACGACCCAAGTATTAAACAAGATATTACAGGCTTGCCAGCAGGGAACTGAGCTTGGCTGGTTAATTAACCTAGAAGAAGCAACGGTTCTGGTAATTAGTCAGAATCAACGGCTTGATGTGTTTAAAGAAGAGGATAAACTTCCAGTTTTAGAGGGAATTGACCTGTCTCTAACAGTTGACACGATTTTAGAGTGGTTGACGATTTAA